The proteins below come from a single Erysipelothrix piscisicarius genomic window:
- the rnc gene encoding ribonuclease III yields the protein MTKWDLLDSMKIPYFNKDLINNAFIHSSYVNEAEELLEDNERLEFMGDAVLQICVSERLFKHQDHFNEGDMTLYRAKLVCEDALAQYSLKLKLNDYLMLGMGEEKNGGRVRVSIIADLFESFIGALYLDSGIDSVNRVLDSVMNDAFNELESLSITDYKTKLQEYIQSDSRKSVSYEVINVVGPSNAPEFEVVVKLDELIFGQGKGLSKKKAEQMAAKDAFEKLVK from the coding sequence ATGACAAAATGGGATTTATTGGATTCTATGAAGATTCCATACTTTAATAAAGATTTAATTAATAATGCGTTTATTCATTCTTCATATGTAAATGAAGCAGAAGAATTATTGGAAGATAATGAGCGTCTTGAGTTTATGGGCGATGCAGTTTTACAAATTTGTGTATCAGAGCGTCTTTTTAAGCATCAAGATCATTTTAATGAAGGTGATATGACGCTTTATCGCGCAAAATTAGTTTGTGAGGATGCGCTTGCGCAGTACAGTTTAAAACTTAAACTCAATGACTATTTGATGTTGGGAATGGGTGAGGAGAAAAATGGTGGTAGGGTTCGTGTATCCATTATCGCTGACTTGTTTGAAAGTTTTATTGGTGCTCTCTATTTAGACAGTGGTATTGATAGCGTCAATCGAGTGCTTGATTCTGTAATGAATGATGCGTTTAATGAACTTGAATCGTTGAGCATTACGGATTACAAAACAAAGTTACAGGAATATATCCAATCCGATTCACGTAAGTCGGTGAGTTATGAGGTTATTAATGTTGTGGGTCCTTCCAATGCCCCTGAATTTGAAGTCGTTGTAAAGTTGGATGAACTTATTTTTGGCCAAGGAAAAGGCTTATCAAAAAAGAAAGCAGAACAGATGGCTGCAAAGGATGCTTTTGAAAAATTAGTAAAATAA